In a genomic window of Alcanivorax sp.:
- a CDS encoding DMT family transporter: MARLSTALVIVAALCWGLSGGLGGILMAEGWGAFLVSFYRGAIGLLFVLIWLALQPVGHGLTSGRLWGWSLIAGLGVAGNFAFYFFSISRGSVAVAATLMYCAPVFVYLVSFALRLERPSVLKLAAIAVVMLGIVLLTRVYDMGADGVTAIGVGAGLLAGVCYALFIFGFKYAAPHGSPQAILSIAFTVLVAMLVWPADAGQIVAAINSADLPLFAGIGVLGAGLSFVFYVIGLREVAPAIASIVAMVEPVTASLFGVVILNESLAGSQVIGMALILVAVTALSLYSGSGRLPSRWGVH; the protein is encoded by the coding sequence ATGGCGCGCCTGAGCACAGCGTTGGTGATCGTGGCAGCGCTGTGCTGGGGGCTGTCAGGCGGCCTCGGCGGTATTCTCATGGCCGAAGGCTGGGGCGCGTTTCTGGTGTCTTTTTACCGGGGCGCCATCGGTCTGCTCTTTGTGCTGATCTGGCTGGCATTGCAGCCGGTGGGCCATGGCCTGACCAGTGGCCGACTATGGGGTTGGTCGCTCATTGCCGGGCTGGGTGTGGCCGGTAATTTCGCCTTCTATTTTTTCAGTATTTCCCGGGGCAGTGTGGCGGTGGCAGCCACCTTGATGTACTGCGCCCCGGTGTTCGTATATCTGGTCTCGTTTGCTCTTCGTCTGGAGCGTCCCTCTGTGTTGAAGCTGGCCGCGATTGCCGTGGTGATGCTGGGCATCGTGCTGCTGACCCGGGTTTATGACATGGGCGCGGACGGGGTGACAGCTATTGGCGTGGGTGCAGGTTTGCTGGCCGGGGTCTGCTATGCGCTCTTCATTTTCGGATTCAAGTATGCCGCCCCTCATGGCAGCCCCCAGGCGATTCTGTCCATTGCGTTTACGGTGCTGGTCGCGATGCTGGTGTGGCCGGCGGATGCTGGCCAGATTGTGGCGGCAATTAACTCCGCGGACTTGCCGTTGTTCGCCGGGATCGGTGTGCTGGGTGCGGGGTTGTCGTTTGTGTTTTATGTGATTGGCCTCAGGGAGGTGGCTCCGGCGATCGCGTCCATCGTGGCCATGGTGGAGCCGGTGACCGCGTCGTTATTTGGCGTGGTGATATTGAATGAAAGCCTGGCCGGTTCACAGGTGATCGGTATGGCATTGATTCTGGTGGCGGTGACGGCGCTGAGCCTGTATTCCGGCTCAGGCCGTCTCCCTTCCCGTTGGGGTGTCCACTGA
- a CDS encoding DUF2938 domain-containing protein, producing MCATLVMDAWSWLRQPLLGVAPPNYAMVGRWLLHMGHGQFGHSAIATSPAMPGEKAVGWLAHHLTGLVFAGILLGTVGQGWIDQPTLAPALLVGIGTVAAPFLLMQPGMGAGIAASRTPAPNAARLQSLLTHGMFGAGLYLGGWVSHGLLG from the coding sequence ATCTGCGCCACCCTGGTCATGGACGCCTGGAGCTGGCTGCGCCAGCCGCTGCTCGGTGTGGCCCCGCCCAACTACGCCATGGTCGGCCGCTGGTTGCTGCACATGGGCCACGGGCAATTCGGCCACTCCGCCATTGCCACTTCGCCCGCCATGCCTGGAGAAAAAGCCGTCGGCTGGCTGGCCCATCATCTGACCGGTCTGGTCTTCGCCGGGATTCTGCTGGGCACCGTGGGACAAGGCTGGATCGACCAGCCCACTCTGGCACCGGCCTTGCTGGTCGGCATCGGCACCGTTGCCGCACCGTTTCTGTTGATGCAACCGGGCATGGGGGCCGGCATTGCCGCCTCGCGCACACCGGCCCCGAACGCCGCCCGCTTACAGAGCCTGCTGACCCATGGGATGTTCGGCGCCGGCCTGTACCTGGGCGGCTGGGTGTCACACGGCTTACTGGGTTGA
- a CDS encoding SDR family NAD(P)-dependent oxidoreductase has product MANDIQFRRPKVGAYFSRFRNHWAWNAKSLLTPGQALRDRVQGKVVLLTGASSGIGEGVAEKLADAGATLLLLARNADKLEAIAAGIRKRGGRAFIYPGDLTDMEECDRICQQALADHGHVDILINNAGRSIRRSIKFTVNRFHDYERTMQLNYFAALRLAMNLLPGMEARDEGHIINVSTVGVQANPARFSAYLGSKWALEGWTWVAANEYAHTNLRFSSINYPLVRTPMIAPTKIYDYLPVMSPDTAVNWLLDVVITQNKRKLGIFGKGALAMYYLLPKTSESIVNLSYQSLLEAPPADYVSRKADGPSDRKVAPFRARKDRRRA; this is encoded by the coding sequence ATGGCCAACGACATCCAGTTCAGACGCCCCAAAGTCGGCGCCTACTTCAGCCGTTTCCGCAATCACTGGGCCTGGAACGCCAAAAGCCTGCTGACGCCCGGGCAGGCCCTGCGTGATCGAGTGCAGGGAAAAGTGGTACTGCTCACCGGCGCCAGTTCCGGGATCGGGGAAGGCGTGGCAGAGAAACTGGCCGATGCCGGCGCCACCCTGCTGCTGCTGGCCCGTAATGCGGACAAGCTGGAGGCCATTGCCGCTGGTATCAGGAAACGTGGCGGCCGGGCCTTCATCTACCCGGGCGATCTGACCGACATGGAAGAGTGCGACCGCATCTGCCAGCAGGCCCTGGCCGACCATGGCCACGTGGATATCCTGATCAACAACGCGGGCCGCTCCATTCGCCGCTCGATCAAATTCACCGTGAACCGCTTCCACGATTACGAACGCACCATGCAGCTCAATTACTTTGCCGCCCTGCGTCTGGCCATGAACCTGCTGCCTGGCATGGAAGCCCGCGACGAGGGCCATATCATCAATGTGTCCACCGTGGGGGTGCAGGCCAATCCGGCGCGCTTTTCTGCCTATCTGGGTTCCAAGTGGGCGCTGGAGGGCTGGACCTGGGTGGCCGCCAACGAATATGCCCATACCAACCTGCGTTTTTCCTCCATCAACTACCCGCTGGTGCGCACGCCGATGATTGCGCCCACCAAAATCTACGACTACCTGCCGGTCATGTCGCCGGACACCGCGGTGAACTGGTTGCTGGATGTGGTCATCACCCAGAACAAACGCAAGCTGGGCATCTTCGGCAAGGGTGCCCTGGCCATGTATTACCTGCTGCCGAAGACCTCCGAGTCCATCGTCAACCTGAGCTACCAGAGCCTGCTTGAGGCACCGCCGGCGGATTATGTGTCCCGCAAGGCGGATGGGCCAAGTGACAGGAAGGTGGCACCGTTTCGTGCCAGAAAGGACAGGCGCCGGGCCTGA
- a CDS encoding lysophospholipid acyltransferase family protein, with amino-acid sequence MSDIEIPIENFRPPSLRTMARVTALQRRYFAATLEGAENVDPQRPGLFVGNHALMGVLDSPLFVYELYRQTGVFPRSLGDHFHFPTPVWGKLVTRFGAVPGTRENCRRLMESGQHVLVFPGGAREVAKRRDEINKLVWKKRTGFVYMAIEQGFDIIPFASLGCDEAYDIVYDGDDFANGWLGKRLLGNEKINSLMRGGDLFMPLVKGVGPTLLPKAEPFRFAIGKPISTAHLKGQESDPKVLWKLREQVSDAITGMLSRMDEERKEKPRPLWRKVLGARKH; translated from the coding sequence GTGTCCGACATCGAGATCCCCATCGAAAATTTCCGCCCGCCGTCCCTGCGCACCATGGCCCGGGTGACTGCCCTGCAGCGTCGCTATTTCGCAGCGACACTGGAAGGTGCGGAAAACGTGGATCCGCAACGGCCGGGCCTGTTTGTGGGTAACCATGCGCTGATGGGGGTGCTGGATTCACCGTTGTTTGTCTATGAGCTGTATCGGCAGACCGGTGTATTTCCGCGTTCCCTGGGGGATCACTTTCACTTCCCGACGCCGGTTTGGGGAAAACTGGTGACCCGGTTTGGTGCCGTGCCCGGCACCCGTGAGAACTGCCGTCGGCTGATGGAAAGCGGTCAGCATGTGCTGGTTTTTCCGGGCGGTGCCCGCGAGGTGGCCAAGCGCCGGGACGAGATCAACAAGCTGGTATGGAAAAAAAGAACCGGCTTTGTCTACATGGCTATTGAGCAGGGCTTTGACATTATCCCCTTTGCGTCGCTGGGCTGTGATGAAGCCTATGACATCGTCTATGACGGTGATGATTTTGCCAATGGCTGGCTTGGCAAACGGTTACTGGGTAACGAAAAGATCAATTCGTTGATGCGCGGCGGTGATCTGTTCATGCCGCTGGTAAAGGGGGTCGGTCCTACCCTGCTGCCCAAGGCAGAGCCGTTCCGCTTTGCCATCGGCAAGCCCATTTCAACGGCTCATCTGAAAGGCCAGGAAAGTGACCCCAAGGTGCTCTGGAAATTGCGCGAACAGGTGTCCGATGCCATTACCGGGATGCTCTCCCGAATGGATGAAGAGCGTAAAGAAAAGCCGCGGCCCCTGTGGCGAAAAGTGCTGGGTGCGCGCAAGCACTGA
- a CDS encoding TetR/AcrR family transcriptional regulator, which produces MKKEPKQVRSKASVAAMVGACARILERSGYTGLSTNAIAEVAGVSIGSVYEYFPGKEAVVARLTEELLAETTSLLHERLDLTDNRNDLHVAMRHFLGALYSLMRRQRKLLRVLVFQVPYLHQLPATRQLQKELQQVLQTGLQKTRQHYQMNVHPHTLYLMATSTAGSLLHLVLMAPAGLDHEAILDSLAGKLSDWLIAG; this is translated from the coding sequence ATGAAAAAAGAGCCGAAACAGGTGCGATCAAAAGCCTCGGTGGCGGCCATGGTGGGCGCCTGTGCTCGGATTCTGGAGCGGAGTGGTTACACGGGCTTGAGCACCAATGCCATCGCCGAGGTGGCCGGGGTCAGCATCGGTTCGGTGTATGAGTATTTCCCGGGCAAGGAAGCGGTGGTGGCGCGCCTTACGGAGGAGCTGCTGGCGGAAACTACCTCCCTGCTGCATGAGCGCCTGGATCTGACCGATAACCGCAACGACCTGCATGTGGCCATGCGCCATTTTCTGGGCGCCCTGTATTCGCTGATGCGCAGGCAGCGCAAGCTGTTGCGGGTGCTGGTGTTTCAGGTGCCCTATCTGCACCAGTTGCCGGCCACCCGGCAGTTGCAGAAAGAGTTGCAGCAGGTGTTGCAGACCGGCTTGCAGAAAACCCGTCAGCATTATCAGATGAACGTCCATCCCCATACCCTGTATCTGATGGCGACCTCCACGGCGGGCAGCCTGTTGCATCTGGTGCTGATGGCACCGGCCGGACTGGATCATGAGGCGATTCTGGATTCCCTGGCAGGGAAGCTGTCGGATTGGCTGATAGCAGGCTGA
- a CDS encoding FMN-binding glutamate synthase family protein, translating into MDAREIADWEQANPQKFQRDRYQGSYADFKGTDDEPHVKAIHALADSGLEKTGHHGPMAAMGVPGRSLPRWDDIQVLTAQLHRPPQLDEAPVGTEVVIGPAAARPLTLDIPLMVSDMSFGALSQEAKTALSLGAEQAGTGICSGEGGMLDEEQAANSRYFYELASARFGFSMDKVARCQAFHFKGGQAAKTGTGGHLPGSKVIGRIAQVRDLAEGEAAVSPARFPDWTSPADFRDFGNQVREATGGIPIGFKLSAQHIEKDIDAALEAGVDYLILDGRGGGTGAAPLLFRDNISVPTIPALARARAHLDRCQADQISLIITGGLRVPADFIKALALGADAVALSNSALQAIGCLGMRACHTNNCPVGIATQQPHLRERLLVETAAARLARFLTASTELMQVMARACGYTHLNQFNRDDLTTWHKEMAELAGIAFAGVKDR; encoded by the coding sequence GTGGATGCCCGGGAAATTGCCGATTGGGAACAGGCCAATCCGCAGAAGTTTCAACGTGATCGTTACCAGGGCAGCTACGCGGATTTCAAGGGCACGGACGATGAGCCCCACGTCAAGGCGATCCATGCGCTGGCCGACAGCGGCCTGGAAAAGACCGGACACCATGGGCCCATGGCGGCCATGGGCGTGCCCGGGCGCAGCCTGCCACGCTGGGATGACATCCAGGTGCTGACAGCACAATTGCATCGCCCGCCGCAGCTGGATGAGGCTCCGGTGGGCACCGAGGTGGTGATTGGCCCGGCGGCGGCCAGGCCGCTGACCCTGGATATTCCACTGATGGTCTCGGACATGAGTTTCGGTGCCCTGTCCCAGGAAGCCAAGACGGCCTTGTCCCTGGGGGCCGAGCAGGCCGGGACCGGTATCTGCTCCGGTGAGGGTGGCATGCTGGACGAAGAGCAGGCGGCCAACAGCCGGTATTTCTACGAACTGGCTTCGGCCCGTTTCGGGTTTTCCATGGACAAGGTGGCACGCTGCCAGGCTTTTCATTTCAAGGGGGGCCAGGCCGCCAAGACCGGCACGGGCGGACACCTGCCCGGGAGCAAGGTCATCGGCCGCATCGCCCAGGTGCGGGACCTGGCCGAAGGGGAGGCCGCCGTGTCACCGGCGCGCTTTCCGGACTGGACTTCTCCGGCGGATTTTCGGGATTTTGGCAATCAGGTGCGCGAAGCCACCGGCGGAATTCCGATCGGTTTCAAGTTGTCTGCCCAGCATATCGAAAAGGATATTGATGCGGCGCTGGAAGCGGGGGTGGATTACCTGATTCTGGATGGGCGAGGTGGTGGCACCGGTGCCGCGCCACTGTTGTTCCGCGACAATATTTCCGTGCCCACCATTCCCGCGCTGGCCCGGGCCCGGGCGCACCTGGATCGTTGCCAGGCGGATCAAATCAGCCTGATCATCACCGGCGGCCTGCGGGTGCCGGCGGACTTTATCAAGGCCCTGGCGCTGGGGGCGGATGCAGTGGCGTTGTCCAACAGTGCCCTGCAGGCCATCGGTTGTCTGGGCATGCGGGCCTGTCATACCAATAACTGCCCGGTGGGGATTGCGACCCAGCAACCGCACCTGCGGGAGCGCCTGCTGGTGGAAACGGCGGCGGCGCGGCTGGCCCGTTTCCTCACCGCTTCCACCGAACTGATGCAGGTGATGGCACGGGCCTGTGGCTATACCCATCTGAATCAGTTCAATCGCGACGATCTGACCACCTGGCACAAGGAAATGGCAGAGCTGGCCGGCATTGCCTTTGCCGGAGTGAAAGATCGGTAA
- a CDS encoding metal-dependent hydrolase, with amino-acid sequence MKKLSAALRLVADNTRAKPMLVPMRRSLRFNLDPKRISDWHTQGGPVLTAFLNTFSTILPVGERFFIDSVRAYRDQITDPELKKAVTAFIGQEAMHGREHEEYNDALFAVSSVAPKFERLVEGVLKTFNKYSAPVSLSGTIALEHFTGLLADSVLSDPRVVEGADPAYAALWRWHALEETEHKAVAFDVWTAVMGKGVGAYGLRCFGLGLATVVFWGLVIPVFIEVLREQGKLTDWKGWQKFFHYTFGDIGMLRKQIGNYLDYFRPGFHPWDHDNREYLLQIDSFLAEQEAAASA; translated from the coding sequence ATGAAAAAGCTGTCTGCAGCGCTACGCCTGGTAGCAGATAACACCCGCGCAAAGCCCATGCTGGTGCCGATGCGCAGGAGCCTGCGTTTCAACCTGGACCCCAAGCGGATTTCTGACTGGCACACCCAGGGTGGGCCGGTGCTGACGGCGTTTCTTAATACCTTCTCCACCATCCTGCCCGTGGGTGAACGATTTTTTATCGACAGTGTGCGTGCCTACCGGGACCAGATTACCGATCCGGAGCTCAAGAAGGCGGTGACCGCCTTTATCGGCCAGGAAGCCATGCATGGCCGCGAGCATGAAGAATATAACGATGCCCTGTTTGCGGTGTCGTCGGTGGCGCCCAAATTCGAGCGTCTGGTGGAGGGCGTGCTGAAGACGTTCAACAAGTACAGTGCGCCGGTGTCCCTGAGCGGTACCATTGCCCTGGAGCACTTTACCGGTCTGCTTGCAGACAGCGTGTTGAGCGACCCCCGAGTGGTGGAAGGGGCCGACCCGGCCTATGCGGCGTTGTGGCGCTGGCATGCCCTGGAAGAAACCGAACACAAGGCGGTGGCCTTTGATGTGTGGACGGCGGTCATGGGCAAAGGCGTGGGTGCCTACGGGTTGCGCTGTTTCGGACTCGGTCTGGCGACGGTGGTGTTCTGGGGGCTGGTGATTCCGGTCTTTATTGAAGTGCTGCGCGAGCAGGGCAAGCTGACGGACTGGAAAGGGTGGCAGAAGTTTTTCCACTACACCTTCGGTGATATCGGCATGCTGCGAAAGCAGATTGGCAATTATCTAGATTACTTCCGCCCAGGGTTCCATCCCTGGGATCACGACAACCGGGAATACCTGCTGCAGATCGACAGTTTTCTGGCTGAGCAGGAAGCTGCCGCCTCCGCCTGA